GGGCAAACTTGGCGACAAATCCCGAGAGCGGGGGTATCCCGGCCAGGCTGAGCGCCGGCAACAGGAACAACAACCCGAGCACCGGGAAGGCCCGCGACACGCCCCCGATCGCCGCCAGCCGGCCCGACCCGGCCCGCACCTCGACCAGGCCGGCCGTCAAGAACAGGGTGGTCTTCACGATGATGTGGTGGATGACGTACAGCAGCGCTCCGGCCAGGCCGGCGACGGTGAACAGGCCTAGCCCCATGATCATGTAGCCGATCTGGGACACGATGTGGAAGCTGAGGATGCGGGGGATGTCGTCCTGGGCAATCGCCCCGAGCACCCCGACCAGCATCGTGATCGAGGCGACGACGAGGATGAGGGTGCCCGGCCGGGTGCCCGGGTCGAGGAACAGCGTCTGGGTGCGGATAATCGCATACACACCCACCTTGGTGAGCAGGCCGGCGAACACCGCCGTGATCGGCGAGGGGGCGGTCGGGTAGCTGTCGGGAAGCCAGGAGAACAGCGGAAACAGCGCTGCTTTGATGCCGAACACGACGAACAACAGCAGCCCGAACGCCAGGCGCACCCCGTTGGGCAGGTCGCCGAAGCGCTCGGCAAGCTGGGCCATGTTGACCGTGCCGGTCGCCGAGTAGATCAGCGCCAGCGACGTCAGAAACAGCGCCGAGGCCACCAGGCTGATCACGACATAGGTCATGCCGGAGCGGATCTGTTCCCTGCCGCCACCGAGCGTCAACAACACGTAGCTGGCGGTGAGCATCATCTCGAAGGCGACAAACAGGTTGAACAGGTCACCGGTGAGGAACGCTGCGGCGACGCCCGCCGACAACACCAGATACACCGGGTGAAACGCACCGTGGTTGCGTTCGGCGCCCGGCTGGCCGATCGCGTAAACCAGCACCGAGATCAACATCACCGCAGCGACGGCCAACATGATGCCGGCGAGGCGGTCGGCGATCAGGGTGATGCCGAAGGGCGCCGGCCAGCCGCTCATCTGCGCGACGACCGGCCCGGAGGTATCCGCCTGGATCAGCAGAATGCAGCTGATCGTCGCAGTGGATGACAGCACCGCCAAGCTGATCATGCGCTGGACGCTGCGGTGCCGAAAGGCCATGATCGACAGCGCCGCCCCGAGCAGCGGCAACACGATGGGCATGGGGAGGAGCGCGTTCACCTCGGACCATCCCGCCGGCCGGCGCCCGGGCTGTCCGAGTCGGGCTTGATGTCACGGTCCGGGCCGGGGTCCTCATCGTGACGAGCCAGGGCGGCGTCGGTGAGGCCATCGGGGTTCTTCCCTGCCTTGGCCGAGGCCAGGCGCTCCCCGGTCAACTCGGTGTCGGCCACCTCCTCGTCCAGGGCTGCATCACGCTCGCGTGCGACGCGTCGGTCCTCGCGGTCATCCTCGACCAGGTCATCCCCGGTCAGCACGAAGCTGCGCCAGGCCATCGCCAGCAGAAACGCTGTGACCCCGAAGCTGATCACGATCGCCGTGAGCAGCATCGCCTGGGGCAGCGGGTCGACGTACCGGTCGGGATCGTTCGGCGTCCCGCTGAGAAAGGCGGGCAGCCCGCCCCGACCGGAGGTGACCAACAACAGGTTGGCGCCGTGGCTGATCAGGCCCAGGCCGATGATGATGCGGCTCAGCCGGCGTTGCAGCAACAGCCACGTGCCGATGCCGAAGAGCAGGGCCGCCCCGGCGGCCAAGGTGAGGCTCATCGCTTTTCGCTCCGGCTCGTCGCCGCGCCCGGGGCCGGGTCCGGGCCGTCCTCGGGCACCGCCGGCTCGCCGAACGCCCCGAACATCATCAACACCAGGCCGACCACGACCAGGAAGACGCCGACATCGAAGGCGAGCACCGAGCTGAGCTTGATCTCGCCCAGCAATGGCGGGTGCAGTTTGATCTTGCCGCTCTCGAGCAGCTCGCCGCCGAGCAGCAGCGGTGCGATCGACGTGACGCAGGCCAGGAACAGCCCGGTGCCAACGAAGTACCGCCCGGGGACCCGGCCGGCCCGGCGGACCTCGTCCAACCCGCCGGTCGCGTAGCGCAGTGCGAAAGCGGCACCCGCCACCAGGCCCCCGACGAAGCCGCCCCCCGGCTGGTTGTGCCCGGCGAAGAGCAGGTACAGCGCCAGCACCATCGCCGAGGGGAAGACGACCCGCACCACCGATTCGAGCACCATCGAGCGCCTCACGACGGTCGCTCCGGCGGCCGGTCGGGCTCCTCGGGAGGGGCGGCGGCCCCATGCGGACCGTCGTTGGGATCCAGGCGACGGCGGATGTCGGCGAGCGCCCCGTGGTCCGCTTTGCGCGGCTCGATGTAGGAGCGCAGGCTGGGCATGACCAACGCATCGTCGTCGGGCTTGTGAATCGTCAGGCCGCGGGCGCCGGCGCGCGCCAGCGCAACCAGGCCGAGAGCGGCCACGGTGAGCACTGTGATCTCGCCCAGGGTGTCGAACCCGCGAAAGTCGACGAGGATCACGTTGACGACGTTGGAGCCGCCGCCCTCGGACACCGCACGGGCCAAGAACTCATCGGACACCGGGCGTGCGGTTCGAGAACCAGATGCCACCAGGGCAAAGACGAACACGAACACGCCGACCGACGCGGAGATCACCAGGCGGACGGCGCGACCCAACCCGGTGGGCCGCTGATGAAACTCGTTGGGGAGCACCCGCAGCACCAACACGAACAACACGGCGCCGAGGGTTTCGATGCCGAGCTGGGTGAGCGCCAGGTCCGGCGCGCCCCGCAGCACGTACAGCAGCGCCATGCCGTAGCCGACCGCGCCCAAGCACAGCACCGCCGACAGGCGACGTTGGATGGTGGCGGCTGCTGCGG
This window of the Candidatus Microthrix subdominans genome carries:
- a CDS encoding Na+/H+ antiporter subunit D — translated: MNALLPMPIVLPLLGAALSIMAFRHRSVQRMISLAVLSSTATISCILLIQADTSGPVVAQMSGWPAPFGITLIADRLAGIMLAVAAVMLISVLVYAIGQPGAERNHGAFHPVYLVLSAGVAAAFLTGDLFNLFVAFEMMLTASYVLLTLGGGREQIRSGMTYVVISLVASALFLTSLALIYSATGTVNMAQLAERFGDLPNGVRLAFGLLLFVVFGIKAALFPLFSWLPDSYPTAPSPITAVFAGLLTKVGVYAIIRTQTLFLDPGTRPGTLILVVASITMLVGVLGAIAQDDIPRILSFHIVSQIGYMIMGLGLFTVAGLAGALLYVIHHIIVKTTLFLTAGLVEVRAGSGRLAAIGGVSRAFPVLGLLFLLPALSLAGIPPLSGFVAKFALVEAGLSSAQYAVVAVSILVSLLTLFSMTKIWGGAFWGEVQLTDEAGDPDDPPKGLGVMYLSVGFLVVLSLVVAIAAGPLYNLSARAADELLTPGQYVSEVLG
- a CDS encoding NADH-quinone oxidoreductase subunit K: MSLTLAAGAALLFGIGTWLLLQRRLSRIIIGLGLISHGANLLLVTSGRGGLPAFLSGTPNDPDRYVDPLPQAMLLTAIVISFGVTAFLLAMAWRSFVLTGDDLVEDDREDRRVARERDAALDEEVADTELTGERLASAKAGKNPDGLTDAALARHDEDPGPDRDIKPDSDSPGAGRRDGPR